A window of Nicotiana tabacum cultivar K326 chromosome 24, ASM71507v2, whole genome shotgun sequence contains these coding sequences:
- the LOC107774625 gene encoding uncharacterized protein LOC107774625 isoform X1, producing the protein MVSDSFPNASIPVASSNPKDFAKKKRANRSAKLKQCKLDARREQWLSQVKNKGSKDEMNVGGNQAPATNVANERGRLIEKLEIKPRAEEDNEVNIDSSNQYSDSDSNSNSPISHTSSIMEGNDSAANFAGSSSSSISSCSGSGGCCSGSLSEEDEQGDDDDCLDDWEAVADALAATDQKLEQQHPGLDSPRERDENVHLSSRTDVSNGVTGIDTTKQKSEHRGLASRPPVSCKAWRPDDAFRPQILPNLSKQYSFPMNSERHCRGGSVWGCKRLSVPTSCPICCEDLDLTDTSFHPCTCGFILCLFCHKRILEEDGRCPGCRKQYNHGPVESEATVDGGSLKFRLARSCSMISRS; encoded by the exons ATGGTTTCTGATTCATTCCCTAACGCTTCCATCCCTGTGGCTTCCTCTAATCCCAAAGATTTCGCCAAGAAAAAAAGG GCTAACCGGTCGGCCAAGTTGAAGCAGTGCAAGCTTGATGCTCGACGCGAGCAGTGGCTTTCACAAG tgaagaacaaagggtCGAAGGATGAAATGAATGTTGGTGGGAATCAGGCTCCGGCAACTAATGTTGCAAACGAGAGGGGCCGGTTGATAGAGAAGTTAGAGATAAAGCCGAGAGCGGAGGAAGACAATGAAGTAAATATTGATTCCTCAAACCAATACAGCGATTCGGATTCGAATTCTAACAGTCCCATAAGCCATACTAGTAGTATTATGGAAGGGAATGATTCTGCGGCCAATTTTGCAGGGAGCAGCAGCAGTAGTATTAGCAGTTGCAGTGGAAGTGGTGGGTGTTGTTCCGGAAGTTTGAGTGAAGAAGATGAACAGGGGGATGATGATGACTGCTTGGACGATTGGGAGGCTGTTGCAGATGCTTTGGCTGCCACTGATCAGAAGTTGGAGCAGCAGCATCCTGGTTTGGATTCGCCTCGAGAGAGGGATGAGAATGTGCATTTGAGTTCTCGGACCGACGTTTCTAATGGGGTTACAGGTATTGATACAACAAAGCAGAAGTCTGAGCACAGAGGTTTGGCATCTAGACCTCCAGTTAGTTGCAAGGCGTGGAGGCCCGACGATGCATTCCGTCCACAGATTCTGCCAAACTTGTCTAAGCAATATAGTTTCCCTATGAATTCTGAGCGGCATTGCCGTGGAGGTTCTGTATGGGGATGTAAAAGGTTATCGGTACCCACATCATGTCCTATATGCTGTGAGGATTTGGATCTTACAGACACGAGTTTTCACCCTTGTACATGTGGCTTCATACTTTGCCTTTTTTGCCACAAGAGGATTCTTGAGGAGGATGGTCGTTGTCCAGGTTGCAGGAAGCAGTACAACCATGGTCCAGTTGAGAGTGAGGCTACCGTAGATGGAGGCAGCCTGAAGTTTCGATTGGCTCGATCTTGTAGCATGATCTCAAGGTCCTAG
- the LOC107774625 gene encoding uncharacterized protein LOC107774625 isoform X2 gives MLDASSGFHKNKGSKDEMNVGGNQAPATNVANERGRLIEKLEIKPRAEEDNEVNIDSSNQYSDSDSNSNSPISHTSSIMEGNDSAANFAGSSSSSISSCSGSGGCCSGSLSEEDEQGDDDDCLDDWEAVADALAATDQKLEQQHPGLDSPRERDENVHLSSRTDVSNGVTGIDTTKQKSEHRGLASRPPVSCKAWRPDDAFRPQILPNLSKQYSFPMNSERHCRGGSVWGCKRLSVPTSCPICCEDLDLTDTSFHPCTCGFILCLFCHKRILEEDGRCPGCRKQYNHGPVESEATVDGGSLKFRLARSCSMISRS, from the exons ATGCTCGACGCGAGCAGTGGCTTTCACAAG aacaaagggtCGAAGGATGAAATGAATGTTGGTGGGAATCAGGCTCCGGCAACTAATGTTGCAAACGAGAGGGGCCGGTTGATAGAGAAGTTAGAGATAAAGCCGAGAGCGGAGGAAGACAATGAAGTAAATATTGATTCCTCAAACCAATACAGCGATTCGGATTCGAATTCTAACAGTCCCATAAGCCATACTAGTAGTATTATGGAAGGGAATGATTCTGCGGCCAATTTTGCAGGGAGCAGCAGCAGTAGTATTAGCAGTTGCAGTGGAAGTGGTGGGTGTTGTTCCGGAAGTTTGAGTGAAGAAGATGAACAGGGGGATGATGATGACTGCTTGGACGATTGGGAGGCTGTTGCAGATGCTTTGGCTGCCACTGATCAGAAGTTGGAGCAGCAGCATCCTGGTTTGGATTCGCCTCGAGAGAGGGATGAGAATGTGCATTTGAGTTCTCGGACCGACGTTTCTAATGGGGTTACAGGTATTGATACAACAAAGCAGAAGTCTGAGCACAGAGGTTTGGCATCTAGACCTCCAGTTAGTTGCAAGGCGTGGAGGCCCGACGATGCATTCCGTCCACAGATTCTGCCAAACTTGTCTAAGCAATATAGTTTCCCTATGAATTCTGAGCGGCATTGCCGTGGAGGTTCTGTATGGGGATGTAAAAGGTTATCGGTACCCACATCATGTCCTATATGCTGTGAGGATTTGGATCTTACAGACACGAGTTTTCACCCTTGTACATGTGGCTTCATACTTTGCCTTTTTTGCCACAAGAGGATTCTTGAGGAGGATGGTCGTTGTCCAGGTTGCAGGAAGCAGTACAACCATGGTCCAGTTGAGAGTGAGGCTACCGTAGATGGAGGCAGCCTGAAGTTTCGATTGGCTCGATCTTGTAGCATGATCTCAAGGTCCTAG